From Chloroflexota bacterium, the proteins below share one genomic window:
- a CDS encoding HAMP domain-containing histidine kinase, whose translation MKEWLGKQRLDASIRPVLWLRWAAIALAATVAVLTSAPSWPLLLAVGYNALVDLWQRFSPRLRSPMLWLVPDVLVFGRFAYETGDLLGPGYLLFVASAAWAVVADSSLQGWLIGLVLGLGYDVAILLAIRAFPEAASLGGWLALALGLSLVGALSAALGRLLRAEQQQVLQQGKVAEELRTLEQLKSDFLSTVSHEFRTPLTAIKVSVGLLADKLGGSDGEEQRLMSTILRNVDRLNQMVGGVLEMARLQSGKVILQKRSVDVCQVVREIAVSLQPLMDEKDQLFTLRLPETPVFLMADANRLEQILSNLLSNAQRYTPCGGEIAVEVRELGNWVRIYVSDTGPGIPYNELPHIFDRFFRGQVGRKAGPGTGLGLSIARSLARLHGGDVGVSTKPGEGCVFFVTLPKGEAAGEIPGGG comes from the coding sequence ATGAAGGAATGGCTTGGCAAGCAGAGGCTGGACGCGTCCATTAGGCCCGTCCTCTGGCTGCGATGGGCGGCTATTGCCCTCGCGGCCACTGTTGCGGTGCTCACGTCTGCACCGTCCTGGCCATTGCTGTTGGCAGTGGGCTACAATGCCCTGGTGGACCTGTGGCAGCGGTTCTCCCCTCGCCTGCGAAGCCCTATGCTCTGGCTGGTGCCTGATGTGCTGGTCTTCGGCCGATTCGCCTACGAGACGGGCGATCTCCTCGGCCCGGGCTACTTGCTGTTCGTCGCCTCCGCAGCCTGGGCGGTGGTGGCCGACTCATCCCTTCAAGGCTGGCTCATCGGGCTTGTACTGGGCCTCGGGTATGATGTGGCGATTTTGCTGGCGATTCGGGCGTTTCCCGAAGCGGCGTCACTGGGCGGGTGGCTTGCGCTCGCGCTGGGCCTTTCGCTGGTGGGCGCGCTGTCGGCTGCTCTTGGCCGTCTGCTCCGTGCGGAACAGCAGCAGGTGCTCCAACAGGGCAAGGTGGCCGAGGAACTACGGACGCTGGAGCAACTTAAGAGCGATTTTCTGTCCACCGTGTCCCACGAGTTCCGAACCCCGCTCACGGCCATCAAGGTCTCCGTGGGCTTGTTGGCCGACAAACTGGGTGGCTCGGATGGGGAAGAGCAGCGCCTGATGAGCACCATCCTTCGCAATGTGGACAGGCTCAACCAGATGGTCGGCGGGGTGCTGGAAATGGCGCGACTGCAGAGCGGCAAAGTCATCCTGCAGAAACGCTCCGTGGATGTGTGTCAGGTGGTTCGCGAGATCGCCGTCTCGCTCCAGCCGCTCATGGACGAGAAAGATCAGTTGTTCACGCTTCGCCTGCCGGAGACGCCCGTCTTCCTGATGGCCGACGCGAACCGCCTGGAGCAAATCCTGAGCAACCTTCTTTCCAACGCACAGCGCTACACGCCCTGCGGAGGTGAGATTGCCGTGGAGGTGCGCGAGTTGGGCAACTGGGTTCGCATCTACGTCTCCGATACAGGCCCTGGCATCCCCTACAACGAACTCCCCCACATCTTTGACCGCTTCTTCCGGGGCCAGGTGGGGCGCAAGGCGGGGCCTGGGACAGGGCTGGGGCTGTCCATCGCGCGGTCGCTGGCGCGGCTCCACGGCGGCGATGTGGGGGTCAGCACCAAGCCGGGTGAGGGCTGCGTTTTCTTTGTTACGTTGCCAAAAGGGGAGGCTGCGGGTGAAATTCCTGGTGGTGGATGA
- a CDS encoding cobalamin B12-binding domain-containing protein — MAEKTILGGSLGECVHVAGVLNFLRIAEEQGYRTEFTGPATSIAEFVAAAQEVDPDILAISYRLTPENARTLLRDLWQACEEAGLTHKRFVFGGTPPVAAVAREAGYFEAVFSGEQPVEAVIAYLRGQRFEEMTAADFPDETMARIRWKAPFPIIRHHFGLPAETIEPTVEGIRKISEAGVLDVISLGPDQDAQENFFHPERQNPKRKGAGGVPFRTEEDLIRLYEASRCGNYPLMRSYSGTSDLLEYAEVLWRTIRNAWCATSLFWFNVVDGRGPLSLRDSIRDHMLLMKWHGERGIPVEGNEPYHWGLRDGHDAVVCAVSYIYAHVAKAMGVRDYISTYMFETPPNTSNKMDLAKALAQIELAESQQDAHFNVVRQTRTGLMSYPVDMDYAKGHLGSSVYLQMALKPSIVHVVGYCEANHAATPEDVIESCKMARQVIQTALAGQPDMTADPEVQRRKDELVREAMVIVDAVRQLGSGVADPLTDVEVLARAVEIGLLDAPQLKGNPHACGKVRTRPVNGAIVAVDEEGRPLTESERIAKIFQSL; from the coding sequence ATGGCAGAGAAGACGATACTGGGCGGCTCACTAGGGGAGTGCGTTCACGTCGCCGGCGTTCTGAACTTTCTGCGCATCGCCGAGGAGCAGGGATACAGGACCGAGTTTACGGGGCCGGCGACATCCATCGCCGAGTTCGTGGCGGCGGCCCAGGAGGTTGACCCGGACATCCTGGCCATCAGTTACCGCCTGACACCCGAGAACGCCCGAACCCTGCTCCGCGACCTGTGGCAGGCCTGCGAGGAGGCCGGGCTGACGCACAAACGGTTCGTATTTGGCGGAACGCCGCCGGTGGCCGCCGTCGCCCGCGAGGCGGGGTACTTTGAGGCGGTGTTCAGCGGCGAGCAGCCGGTGGAGGCGGTGATCGCCTACCTGCGCGGGCAGCGGTTTGAGGAGATGACTGCCGCCGACTTCCCCGACGAGACCATGGCGCGCATCCGCTGGAAGGCGCCCTTCCCCATCATCCGCCACCACTTTGGCCTTCCGGCCGAGACCATTGAGCCGACGGTGGAGGGCATCAGGAAAATCTCCGAGGCCGGCGTGCTGGATGTGATCTCCCTCGGCCCCGATCAGGACGCGCAGGAGAACTTCTTCCACCCCGAGCGCCAGAACCCCAAGCGCAAGGGCGCGGGCGGGGTGCCATTCCGTACCGAAGAGGACCTCATTCGCCTGTACGAGGCGTCGCGCTGCGGGAACTATCCCCTCATGCGTTCCTACTCGGGCACGTCGGATCTGCTGGAGTACGCCGAGGTGCTCTGGCGCACCATCCGTAACGCCTGGTGCGCCACCTCGCTCTTCTGGTTCAATGTGGTGGATGGGCGCGGCCCGTTGAGCCTGCGCGACTCCATCCGCGATCACATGCTGCTCATGAAGTGGCATGGCGAGCGGGGAATCCCCGTGGAGGGCAACGAGCCGTACCATTGGGGCCTGCGCGATGGGCATGACGCCGTAGTGTGCGCGGTCTCGTACATCTACGCCCACGTCGCCAAGGCCATGGGCGTGCGCGATTACATCAGCACGTACATGTTTGAGACGCCGCCGAACACATCCAACAAGATGGACCTGGCCAAGGCGCTGGCCCAGATTGAACTGGCCGAAAGCCAGCAGGATGCCCACTTCAACGTCGTTCGCCAGACCCGCACCGGGCTGATGAGTTATCCGGTGGATATGGACTACGCCAAGGGGCATTTGGGGTCTTCGGTGTACCTGCAAATGGCCCTCAAGCCCTCCATTGTGCATGTGGTCGGATATTGCGAGGCCAATCACGCCGCCACGCCCGAAGATGTCATTGAGAGTTGCAAAATGGCGCGGCAGGTCATCCAGACGGCGCTGGCGGGCCAGCCCGACATGACCGCCGATCCCGAAGTCCAGCGCCGCAAAGATGAACTCGTGCGCGAGGCTATGGTCATCGTGGACGCTGTGCGGCAACTGGGGAGCGGCGTGGCCGATCCGCTGACCGACGTGGAAGTGCTGGCTCGGGCGGTGGAAATCGGCCTGCTGGACGCGCCCCAACTCAAGGGAAACCCCCATGCCTGCGGCAAGGTGCGCACGCGCCCGGTCAACGGCGCGATTGTGGCTGTGGATGAAGAGGGGCGGCCTTTGACGGAGTCGGAGCGAATTGCCAAAATCTTCCAAAGCCTGTAG
- a CDS encoding NAD/NADP octopine/nopaline dehydrogenase family protein, with amino-acid sequence MTSPVKVAIVGGGNGAHAMAGHLALKGHTVRLYSAFPQEVRAMQEAGGVFVEGAVEGFGRLDVVSADPASVIPWAEVIMVVVPAFAHRPLAESLAPHLRDGQVLLLNPGRTGGALEVAAVLKRLGVRADVVVGEAQTLIYACRISGPARVRVLGLKRAVPVAALPATQTERLLSQVTRLFPEFCAAQNVLETSLDNIGAVFHPATMVLNANRIEAGNDFDFYQGMTPMVTKTLEAVDAERIAVAQAYGVATESAADWLLKAYDGVRGDTLYERIQSNRAYAGIKAPKSLNVRYITEDVPTGLVPIAAFGKAAGIPMRTCEGIIDLCCTLLGRDFWAEGRNLENLGLAGMDREAILRYVNEGAGA; translated from the coding sequence ATGACAAGCCCGGTCAAGGTTGCGATTGTCGGTGGAGGCAATGGTGCCCACGCCATGGCGGGGCATCTGGCCCTGAAGGGCCACACGGTTCGGCTGTACAGCGCCTTTCCCCAGGAGGTTCGCGCGATGCAGGAGGCCGGCGGCGTCTTCGTGGAAGGCGCGGTAGAGGGTTTCGGCCGGCTGGATGTCGTTTCAGCGGACCCGGCGTCGGTCATTCCCTGGGCCGAGGTGATCATGGTAGTGGTGCCGGCGTTTGCGCATCGGCCTCTGGCCGAGAGCCTTGCCCCGCACCTGCGCGACGGGCAAGTGCTGTTGCTCAATCCCGGGAGGACGGGCGGGGCGCTGGAGGTGGCGGCCGTGCTGAAACGTCTGGGGGTGCGGGCCGATGTGGTTGTCGGCGAGGCGCAGACCCTTATCTATGCGTGCCGCATCTCCGGGCCTGCGCGGGTGCGGGTGCTGGGCCTCAAGCGGGCCGTGCCCGTGGCGGCGCTGCCGGCGACCCAAACCGAGCGACTTCTGTCCCAGGTTACGCGGCTCTTCCCGGAGTTTTGCGCCGCGCAGAATGTGCTGGAAACCAGCCTGGACAACATCGGCGCGGTCTTCCATCCCGCCACGATGGTGCTGAACGCCAACCGAATTGAAGCCGGCAACGACTTTGACTTCTACCAGGGGATGACGCCCATGGTTACCAAGACGCTGGAGGCTGTGGATGCCGAGCGAATTGCCGTGGCGCAGGCATATGGCGTCGCCACCGAGTCCGCCGCCGACTGGCTCCTCAAGGCGTATGACGGGGTCCGAGGCGATACGCTGTACGAGCGTATCCAGAGCAACCGCGCCTACGCGGGCATCAAGGCCCCCAAGTCGCTGAACGTGCGCTATATCACCGAGGATGTGCCCACGGGGCTGGTCCCCATCGCGGCTTTTGGCAAGGCGGCGGGCATCCCCATGCGGACGTGCGAGGGCATCATTGACCTGTGCTGCACGCTGTTGGGGCGGGACTTCTGGGCCGAGGGGCGGAATCTGGAGAACCTGGGACTCGCCGGCATGGATCGGGAGGCCATCCTTCGCTACGTCAACGAGGGGGCGGGGGCCTGA
- a CDS encoding ABC transporter substrate-binding protein, producing MARARLKVIASVALLAMTLPLIAACGGAGPTPTPEKVVVKETVPVKETVVVQITPTPGPKRGGTLIVGLMSPVLSLDPADYRDRQTETVIRNMFDGLVTRTKDNQVVLEMAQSATLIDPQTWEFKLKEGMTFHNGDPVTAEDVKFTFDRIITEGAIEYPEPHTAARKGLIAPLESVEVVDPLTVRFHLKAPWPVFMQMLCHQQIIPKKYFESVGGTKGFIEKPVGAGPFKFVEGKLDDQIVLERYENYYGGADDLPPVGPAFADRVIFKIIPERSSRVAALQAGEVNIIQGVPSYIVPQLLSDPRLQVKTCAGTRPHFMEVNVKQKPFDDVRVRQALNYGVNVDLILAKILSGYGVRLPGILSPFNNFADPNLKPYPFDVEKAKALLKEAGYENGFSFVIDVSADNKELAEAIAGELRTNLGLDVSVRVWDWAVLRPKLLAGERQATVGSWGDSAFDPVGYLEAKVHTYVEGSTYGRGNYSGYSNPRVDELIKAGEVETDVAKRHEIYNEIQRIVWEEAPMVFLFVPQEIEAAAANVQNWSPSPDSRINLHDVWLSQ from the coding sequence ATGGCTAGAGCAAGACTCAAGGTAATCGCGTCTGTTGCGTTGTTGGCGATGACCCTGCCGCTCATCGCAGCCTGTGGAGGAGCAGGCCCCACACCCACGCCGGAGAAGGTCGTTGTCAAAGAGACGGTTCCCGTCAAAGAGACCGTGGTCGTGCAGATCACTCCTACGCCCGGGCCCAAGCGGGGCGGCACCCTCATCGTAGGGTTGATGAGCCCCGTGCTCAGCCTGGACCCGGCGGACTACCGCGACCGCCAGACCGAGACGGTCATCCGCAACATGTTTGACGGCCTGGTAACCCGCACCAAGGACAACCAGGTGGTGCTGGAGATGGCGCAATCGGCCACGCTGATTGACCCTCAAACCTGGGAGTTCAAACTCAAAGAGGGGATGACATTCCACAACGGGGACCCGGTAACCGCCGAGGACGTCAAGTTCACCTTTGACCGCATCATCACGGAAGGCGCCATTGAGTACCCGGAGCCCCACACCGCTGCCCGCAAGGGCCTCATCGCGCCGCTGGAGAGCGTGGAGGTCGTGGATCCGCTCACCGTGCGCTTCCACCTGAAGGCGCCGTGGCCCGTGTTCATGCAGATGCTGTGCCACCAGCAGATCATCCCCAAGAAGTACTTTGAGTCGGTGGGCGGCACCAAGGGGTTCATTGAGAAGCCCGTTGGGGCAGGGCCGTTCAAGTTCGTGGAAGGGAAACTGGACGACCAGATCGTGCTGGAGCGGTACGAGAACTACTACGGCGGCGCCGATGACCTGCCGCCCGTCGGGCCGGCTTTCGCCGACCGGGTGATCTTCAAGATCATCCCCGAGCGGTCGTCCCGCGTTGCGGCCCTCCAGGCGGGCGAGGTGAACATCATCCAAGGAGTGCCGTCCTACATCGTGCCGCAGTTGCTCAGCGACCCCAGACTGCAGGTGAAGACCTGCGCCGGGACGCGCCCGCACTTCATGGAAGTCAACGTCAAACAGAAGCCCTTTGACGACGTGCGCGTCCGCCAGGCCCTCAACTACGGCGTCAATGTGGACCTCATCCTTGCCAAGATCCTGAGCGGCTACGGCGTGCGCCTGCCGGGCATCCTGTCCCCGTTCAACAACTTCGCAGACCCCAACCTCAAGCCTTATCCGTTTGATGTGGAGAAGGCGAAAGCCTTGCTGAAAGAGGCGGGTTACGAAAACGGGTTCTCCTTCGTCATTGATGTGAGCGCCGACAACAAGGAACTGGCCGAGGCCATCGCGGGAGAACTGCGCACCAACCTGGGGCTGGATGTCAGCGTCCGCGTCTGGGACTGGGCCGTGCTGCGGCCGAAGTTGCTGGCCGGGGAGCGCCAGGCGACCGTCGGCAGTTGGGGCGACTCGGCCTTTGACCCGGTGGGCTACCTGGAGGCAAAGGTGCACACCTACGTTGAGGGCTCCACCTACGGGCGCGGCAACTACAGCGGGTACAGCAACCCGCGCGTGGACGAACTTATCAAAGCGGGCGAGGTTGAGACCGACGTTGCGAAGCGCCATGAGATCTACAACGAGATTCAACGCATCGTCTGGGAAGAAGCGCCCATGGTCTTCCTGTTCGTCCCGCAGGAGATTGAGGCTGCCGCTGCCAATGTGCAGAACTGGAGTCCTTCGCCCGACAGCCGCATCAACCTCCACGATGTCTGGTTGTCTCAGTAG
- a CDS encoding ABC transporter permease: MRGVKILERLLYTIPIMFGVAVLVFLFMRMTPGDPVDIMMGEAGTIAPGEMEQLRKEFHLDEPLHVQLYLFLSNALRGDLGYSYAYKKPVTELIAEQLPATIELALGALLFSLIIAVPIGIWSAVKQYSIVDRVSMAGAFLGVSMPAFWLGILLILIFSVRLRWLPVTGRIDYNAGLQVVTGFYVVDSILTHNTAALVSSLKHLLLPSIALGAGAAAMVARVLRSSMIEALRQDYVTLARAKGVRETWVVLKHALRNALIPTVTVVGIQVGVLLGGNMIVEQVFSWPGLGRLAVRAIFSRDFPLVQGVVMVYALTFVLANLIVDILYTYINPKITL; encoded by the coding sequence ATGCGAGGCGTCAAAATCCTTGAACGATTGCTATACACAATTCCCATCATGTTCGGCGTGGCGGTGTTGGTGTTCTTGTTTATGCGCATGACGCCGGGCGATCCTGTGGATATCATGATGGGTGAGGCGGGCACCATTGCCCCAGGCGAGATGGAGCAACTTCGGAAGGAGTTCCATCTGGACGAACCGCTGCACGTTCAGTTGTACCTGTTTCTCTCCAACGCGTTGCGCGGCGATTTGGGCTACTCCTACGCGTACAAGAAGCCGGTTACGGAACTCATCGCGGAGCAACTCCCGGCAACCATAGAACTGGCATTGGGCGCGCTTCTGTTTTCGTTGATCATCGCTGTGCCGATCGGCATCTGGTCGGCGGTGAAACAGTATTCCATCGTGGACCGTGTGAGCATGGCCGGCGCTTTTTTGGGCGTTTCCATGCCCGCTTTCTGGCTTGGCATTCTTCTTATCTTGATTTTCTCGGTGAGACTGCGGTGGCTGCCCGTAACGGGGCGCATTGACTACAACGCCGGGCTTCAGGTGGTAACAGGGTTCTACGTGGTGGATAGCATTCTCACCCATAACACAGCGGCGCTGGTGTCATCGCTGAAGCATCTGCTCCTACCGTCCATCGCCCTCGGCGCAGGTGCGGCGGCGATGGTGGCCCGCGTGCTTCGTTCTAGCATGATAGAGGCCCTTCGGCAGGACTACGTAACCCTGGCACGGGCCAAGGGGGTGCGCGAAACGTGGGTGGTGCTGAAGCATGCGCTGCGCAACGCCCTCATCCCCACGGTAACGGTGGTGGGGATTCAGGTGGGCGTGCTCCTGGGCGGCAACATGATCGTGGAGCAAGTCTTCAGTTGGCCCGGCCTGGGCAGGTTGGCCGTGCGCGCCATTTTCTCGCGTGACTTCCCGCTGGTCCAGGGCGTGGTCATGGTGTACGCCCTGACGTTCGTGCTGGCGAACCTCATCGTGGACATCCTGTACACCTATATCAATCCGAAGATCACCCTGTAG
- a CDS encoding response regulator transcription factor: MWGSAPSRVRAAFSLLRCQKGRLRVKFLVVDDEADVVEVVSVTLKMQWGDEGQVIAAYTGEEAVSLALSERPDLIILDIALPDVDGFEVCRRIREFSDVPILMLTAKDDEMDKVRGLELGADDYITKPFGHLELMARIRAVLRRVQIPLTPAGGARIIIGAVVLDLNRREVEVDGHPVRLTPTEFNLLQQLMRNAGKVLPHETLLARVWGPEYRREIDYLKVYIRRLREKLEPDPQNPEYILTEYGIGYWFRSP, encoded by the coding sequence ATGTGGGGGTCAGCACCAAGCCGGGTGAGGGCTGCGTTTTCTTTGTTACGTTGCCAAAAGGGGAGGCTGCGGGTGAAATTCCTGGTGGTGGATGATGAAGCGGATGTCGTGGAGGTGGTGTCTGTAACCCTCAAGATGCAGTGGGGGGACGAGGGGCAGGTCATCGCTGCGTACACGGGGGAGGAGGCGGTGTCGCTGGCGCTCTCGGAGCGGCCGGACTTGATCATCCTGGACATCGCCTTGCCGGACGTGGATGGGTTTGAGGTGTGCCGCAGGATTCGCGAATTCTCCGACGTGCCGATTCTGATGCTCACCGCCAAGGACGACGAGATGGACAAGGTGCGCGGGTTGGAACTCGGCGCGGACGACTACATTACCAAGCCTTTCGGGCACCTGGAGTTGATGGCCCGGATTCGGGCTGTGCTGCGCCGAGTTCAAATACCGCTCACTCCCGCTGGCGGCGCGCGGATCATTATCGGCGCTGTTGTGCTGGACTTGAATCGCCGCGAGGTGGAGGTGGATGGCCACCCGGTTCGGCTGACCCCGACCGAATTCAATCTTCTCCAGCAACTTATGCGCAATGCCGGCAAGGTGCTGCCCCATGAGACGTTGCTGGCCCGCGTGTGGGGGCCGGAGTACAGGCGCGAAATTGACTACCTGAAAGTGTACATCCGCCGCTTGCGTGAGAAACTGGAGCCAGACCCCCAGAATCCCGAGTACATCCTGACCGAGTACGGGATTGGCTACTGGTTTCGCAGTCCGTAG
- a CDS encoding cyclic-di-AMP receptor — protein sequence MRLVAAMVQDADADDLLNALVEHGFRATRIETTGGFLRGSNSLILIGVPIPQVEDVLDVIRHHCRTRTQIVTPADAPFLNGEMEVEIGGAIVFVWEITRFERL from the coding sequence ATGCGACTGGTTGCCGCGATGGTTCAGGATGCAGATGCGGATGATCTCCTGAATGCGCTCGTGGAGCATGGGTTCCGTGCGACGCGGATTGAGACGACGGGTGGGTTCCTGCGCGGCTCCAACAGTCTGATCCTCATCGGCGTGCCCATCCCCCAGGTGGAAGATGTCCTTGACGTGATCCGCCATCATTGCCGCACCCGCACCCAGATCGTTACCCCTGCCGATGCGCCGTTCCTGAATGGCGAAATGGAGGTGGAAATCGGCGGGGCTATTGTCTTCGTGTGGGAGATCACCCGCTTTGAGCGCCTATGA
- a CDS encoding glutamate mutase L: MEYPALTIDLGSTYTKVAVIDLAKPRLMARVQAVTTAEHDITVGLKNALAQLPGDWGIRAVEFPVRLACSSARGGLRVVAIGLVPELTAEAARRAALGAGARVMKAYSHHLTLEELAEVVRMEPDIILLCGGTDGGNQEVVLHNAKMLAHSSVRAPIVFAGNKHAADEARALLEGRGKEVFVTENVMPALGELNVEPARQTIREVFMRKIVDGKGLRNVESFVQCVAMPTPEAVLRAARLLAKGTKSREGLGELMVVDVGGATTDVHSIAAGEPTMRTVVQRGLPEPYAKRTVEGDLGLRVSAASLLESVGERRLAQEAGLPDKNVVTIVEKLPRDIGWVAHDETEWALDEGMAQAAVRLSVERHVGYLKEMYLPAGYCYIQIGKDLTGVRHLVGTGGVFTYGKHPFRILRAGLYDPRNPLSLKPKSPRLWIDKPYILWAVGLLSEVNPDAAFDLGVASLQAEEGT; the protein is encoded by the coding sequence CTGGAGTATCCTGCGCTCACCATTGACCTGGGGAGCACGTACACCAAGGTCGCCGTGATAGACCTGGCCAAGCCCAGGTTGATGGCGAGGGTGCAGGCCGTTACCACGGCGGAACATGACATAACCGTGGGGCTGAAGAACGCATTAGCGCAACTTCCCGGGGACTGGGGCATCCGCGCTGTGGAGTTCCCGGTGCGGTTGGCGTGCTCCAGTGCGCGGGGCGGGTTGCGCGTGGTGGCGATCGGGCTGGTGCCAGAACTGACGGCGGAGGCGGCGCGGCGGGCCGCGTTGGGGGCGGGCGCTCGGGTCATGAAGGCGTATTCGCACCATTTGACCCTGGAGGAACTCGCCGAGGTCGTTCGCATGGAGCCTGACATCATCCTCCTGTGCGGCGGCACGGATGGCGGAAACCAGGAGGTGGTTTTACATAACGCGAAAATGCTTGCCCATTCGTCTGTGCGTGCGCCTATTGTGTTCGCGGGCAACAAACATGCTGCCGACGAGGCGCGCGCCCTGTTGGAGGGCCGGGGCAAGGAGGTCTTCGTTACCGAAAATGTCATGCCCGCGCTGGGCGAACTGAACGTGGAGCCGGCACGCCAGACCATCCGAGAGGTCTTCATGCGGAAGATCGTGGATGGGAAGGGCTTGCGAAACGTGGAGTCGTTCGTCCAATGTGTCGCGATGCCGACGCCGGAGGCGGTTCTGCGGGCGGCCAGATTGCTGGCGAAGGGCACCAAATCTCGAGAGGGGTTGGGAGAACTGATGGTGGTGGATGTGGGCGGGGCCACAACGGACGTGCACTCCATCGCAGCAGGGGAGCCGACCATGCGCACCGTGGTTCAGCGTGGGCTGCCCGAGCCTTATGCGAAGCGGACCGTGGAAGGCGACCTGGGGCTGCGGGTCAGCGCGGCGTCGCTCTTGGAGTCCGTCGGCGAACGCCGCCTTGCCCAGGAAGCGGGCCTTCCCGATAAGAACGTGGTAACCATCGTGGAGAAATTGCCCCGCGACATCGGCTGGGTGGCCCATGATGAGACCGAGTGGGCGCTGGACGAGGGTATGGCCCAGGCCGCGGTTCGGCTGTCGGTGGAGAGGCACGTCGGCTACCTCAAAGAGATGTACCTGCCTGCGGGCTACTGCTACATTCAGATTGGGAAAGACCTGACGGGTGTGCGTCATCTCGTGGGGACGGGCGGCGTGTTTACCTACGGGAAGCACCCTTTCCGCATCCTGCGCGCCGGCCTTTACGATCCGCGAAATCCGCTGTCACTGAAGCCCAAGTCCCCTCGCCTTTGGATAGATAAGCCTTATATCCTGTGGGCGGTGGGCCTGCTGTCCGAAGTGAATCCCGACGCTGCGTTTGATCTCGGCGTCGCCAGTCTGCAAGCAGAGGAGGGAACATGA
- a CDS encoding NAD/NADP octopine/nopaline dehydrogenase family protein, with translation MDTSRPRILVIGAGHGGKAMAADLAIRGFPVRLYNRTYSRIEMIALRGGIDLEFEDGRSEFGPLEMVASDLGMALEGVNLIMVVVPASAHADIAAQCAPFLESGQVIILNPGRTGGALEFRRVLAEKGCRASVVVAEAQTFVLSSRSTGPAEAHLFRSKITVPLAALPSTDTPRALELARAAYPQFIPARNVLETSLDNMGAVMHPSLMILNAGRIEATRGEFQFYIDGATPGVATVLEQVDEERVAVARALQVRARSALEWLRAAYASVGDDLFHAIQGTPTYRGVAAPRSLMHRYLFEDVPMSLVPIATIGAHYGVETPTIRAVIQLACVLHRKDYLALGRTPARLGIENMSVEQLTRYVEG, from the coding sequence ATGGACACGAGCAGGCCACGAATTCTGGTCATCGGCGCGGGACACGGCGGGAAGGCGATGGCCGCCGACCTGGCCATCAGGGGGTTCCCCGTGCGCCTGTATAACCGGACGTACTCACGGATTGAGATGATCGCCCTGCGCGGGGGAATAGACCTGGAGTTTGAGGACGGGCGCTCGGAGTTTGGCCCGCTTGAGATGGTTGCATCCGACCTGGGCATGGCGCTGGAGGGCGTGAACCTGATCATGGTTGTGGTGCCTGCATCGGCCCACGCGGACATCGCGGCCCAGTGTGCGCCGTTCTTGGAAAGCGGCCAGGTCATCATCCTGAACCCTGGGCGAACGGGCGGCGCGCTGGAGTTCCGTCGCGTGTTGGCCGAGAAGGGCTGCCGCGCCTCCGTGGTCGTCGCCGAGGCGCAGACGTTTGTGCTCTCAAGCCGCTCCACGGGGCCTGCGGAGGCGCACCTGTTCCGCTCCAAGATTACCGTGCCGCTGGCGGCGCTCCCCTCTACGGACACGCCACGGGCCTTGGAGTTGGCCAGAGCCGCGTATCCCCAATTCATCCCGGCGCGCAATGTGCTGGAGACCAGCCTGGACAATATGGGAGCGGTGATGCATCCGTCGCTGATGATCCTGAACGCCGGGCGCATTGAGGCCACCCGAGGCGAATTTCAGTTCTACATTGACGGGGCAACGCCCGGGGTGGCAACTGTCCTGGAGCAGGTGGACGAGGAGCGGGTGGCGGTGGCCCGCGCGCTTCAGGTGCGGGCGCGGTCGGCTCTGGAATGGCTGCGCGCGGCCTATGCGTCGGTGGGCGACGACCTGTTCCACGCTATACAAGGCACGCCCACGTACAGGGGGGTGGCGGCCCCGCGCTCGCTGATGCATCGGTACCTCTTTGAGGACGTGCCCATGAGCCTGGTGCCCATCGCGACCATCGGGGCGCATTACGGCGTGGAAACGCCGACCATCCGCGCGGTGATCCAACTCGCGTGCGTCCTGCATCGCAAAGACTATCTCGCCTTGGGCCGCACCCCTGCGCGCCTGGGCATTGAGAACATGAGCGTGGAGCAGTTGACACGCTACGTGGAAGGATGA